The Streptomyces sp. NL15-2K genome contains a region encoding:
- a CDS encoding sugar ABC transporter permease, whose translation MTDTTEKAAVKAAAGAALAAPAPAPAPRRARVWRGVTPWLFLIAPLALLITFTYAPIANMIAYSFTDWDGVSPELRYTGAENYTEIFTREDLFRVFFVSGYYLAASAVQIVAALYFATILSFNVRFRNFFKGVLFFPYLINGVAIGFVFLYFFQDGGTLDSVLSLFGYHTDHAWLGTPVSANTSLAGVSIWRYMGLNFVLFLGAIQSIPGELYEAAELDGANRWHQFRYIIAPGIKPVLTLTVILSISGSLSVFEVPYIMTGGATGTETFVIQTLNLAFRFNKTGLASAAAVVLLLIILVVTWVQRRLVPDDKVDLT comes from the coding sequence ATGACGGACACCACCGAGAAGGCGGCTGTGAAGGCCGCCGCGGGGGCGGCACTCGCCGCCCCCGCCCCGGCCCCCGCGCCCCGCAGGGCGCGCGTCTGGCGCGGAGTCACCCCCTGGCTCTTCCTGATCGCTCCGCTCGCCCTGCTGATCACCTTCACGTACGCGCCGATCGCCAACATGATCGCGTACAGCTTCACCGACTGGGACGGCGTCAGCCCCGAACTGCGCTACACGGGCGCCGAGAACTACACGGAGATCTTCACCAGGGAAGACCTCTTCCGGGTCTTCTTCGTCAGCGGCTACTACCTCGCCGCCTCCGCCGTCCAGATCGTCGCCGCGCTCTACTTCGCGACGATCCTGAGCTTCAACGTCCGCTTCCGGAACTTCTTCAAGGGCGTGCTCTTCTTCCCGTACCTGATCAACGGGGTCGCCATCGGCTTCGTCTTCCTCTACTTCTTCCAGGACGGCGGCACCCTCGACTCGGTACTGAGCCTGTTCGGCTACCACACCGACCACGCCTGGCTCGGCACCCCGGTCTCCGCCAACACGTCCCTCGCCGGCGTCTCGATCTGGCGCTACATGGGCCTGAACTTCGTGCTCTTCCTGGGCGCGATCCAGTCCATCCCGGGGGAGCTGTACGAGGCGGCCGAACTGGACGGCGCGAACCGCTGGCACCAGTTCCGCTACATCATCGCGCCCGGCATCAAGCCGGTCCTCACCCTGACGGTGATCCTCTCCATCTCCGGCTCGCTGTCGGTCTTCGAGGTCCCGTACATCATGACCGGCGGGGCGACCGGCACCGAGACCTTCGTGATCCAGACGCTGAACCTGGCCTTCCGGTTCAACAAGACGGGGCTCGCCTCGGCGGCCGCGGTCGTGCTGCTGCTGATCATCCTGGTGGTGACCTGGGTGCAGCGACGCCTCGTCCCCGACGACAAGGTGGACCTCACATGA
- a CDS encoding carbohydrate ABC transporter permease, protein MTRRAVARTLVYLSLIAATLVVLLPLGVVFLTSLKSSKELANGSGALSLPDDLLNFHNYVTAFQDGRMLSAFGNTALILLVAIGGTVLIGSMTAYAIDRFTFRFKKTVVALFLVAALVPGVTTQVATFQIVNSFGMFDSLWAPIALYMGTDIVSIYIFLQFVRSIPISLDESARLDGANAFTIYRKIIFPLLKPAIATVVIVKGITVYNDFYIPFLYMPSEDLGVISTSLFRFRGPYGAHWEIISAGAVLVILPTLIVFLSLQRFIYNGFMRGATR, encoded by the coding sequence ATGACGCGCCGCGCGGTGGCCCGAACGCTCGTGTACCTGTCGCTGATCGCCGCGACGCTGGTCGTCCTGCTCCCGCTCGGCGTGGTCTTCCTGACCTCCCTCAAGTCCTCGAAGGAGCTGGCGAACGGCAGCGGCGCGCTGTCGCTCCCCGACGACCTGCTCAACTTCCACAACTACGTGACGGCGTTCCAGGACGGCCGGATGCTCTCGGCGTTCGGCAACACGGCCCTCATCCTGCTGGTCGCCATCGGCGGCACGGTCCTCATCGGCTCGATGACCGCCTACGCCATCGACCGCTTCACCTTCCGCTTCAAGAAGACGGTGGTCGCGCTCTTCCTGGTCGCCGCACTCGTCCCCGGCGTCACCACCCAGGTGGCGACCTTCCAGATCGTCAACAGCTTCGGCATGTTCGACTCACTCTGGGCGCCGATCGCCCTCTACATGGGCACGGACATCGTCTCGATCTACATCTTCCTGCAGTTCGTCCGGTCCATCCCGATCTCCCTGGACGAGTCCGCCCGCCTGGACGGCGCCAACGCCTTCACGATCTACCGGAAGATCATCTTCCCGCTCCTCAAACCGGCGATCGCGACGGTCGTCATCGTGAAGGGGATCACCGTCTACAACGACTTCTACATCCCGTTCCTCTACATGCCCTCAGAGGATCTTGGCGTGATCTCGACGTCCCTGTTCCGCTTCCGGGGTCCGTACGGCGCGCACTGGGAGATCATCTCGGCGGGAGCGGTCCTGGTGATCCTGCCTACGCTGATCGTGTTCCTGAGCCTGCAGAGGTTCATCTACAACGGTTTCATGCGAGGTGCGACCAGGTGA
- a CDS encoding ribonuclease D: MTDAQETAADSSLRTTGGAPPDDGGSSVTGAPDSEPGPEPTPLLEPREGIPPVIADEEALTEVIAAFAAGSGPVAVDAERASGYRYGQRAYLLQLRREGAGTALIDPVACPDLSGLGEALSGVEWVLHAATQDLPCLREIGMLPTRLFDTELAGRLAGFPRVGLGAMVEGVLGFVLEKGHSAVDWSTRPLPEPWLRYAALDVELLVDLRDALEKELDRQGKLEWAQQEFDAIASAPPPEPRKDPWRRTSGMHKVRRRRQLAVVRELWQTRDRIAQRRDVSPGKVLSDAAIVEAALSLPANVNALAALNGFGHRMGRRQLEQWQAAVDRAKALTDAQLPQPGQAVTGPPPPRAWADKDPAAAARLSAARAGVSALAERLNMPQENLIAPDTVRRVCWEPPNAVDAESVGAALEGYGARPWQVGLVTSVLVAALSA; this comes from the coding sequence GTGACCGACGCCCAAGAGACCGCAGCAGACAGCTCACTGCGAACCACCGGAGGCGCCCCTCCGGACGACGGCGGATCTTCTGTTACGGGGGCGCCTGATTCTGAGCCCGGCCCTGAGCCCACCCCTTTGCTGGAGCCGCGCGAGGGCATTCCGCCCGTGATCGCCGACGAGGAAGCGCTCACCGAGGTGATCGCCGCCTTCGCGGCCGGCTCCGGGCCCGTCGCCGTCGACGCCGAGCGTGCGTCCGGCTACCGCTACGGCCAGCGCGCCTATCTGCTGCAGCTGCGTCGCGAGGGCGCCGGGACCGCGCTGATCGACCCCGTGGCCTGCCCCGATCTGTCGGGGCTCGGTGAGGCGCTGTCCGGTGTGGAGTGGGTGCTGCACGCCGCCACCCAGGACCTTCCCTGCCTGCGCGAGATAGGCATGCTGCCCACACGCCTGTTCGACACCGAGCTCGCCGGCCGGCTCGCCGGGTTCCCCCGCGTGGGCCTCGGCGCGATGGTCGAGGGCGTCCTCGGCTTCGTCCTGGAGAAGGGGCATTCGGCCGTCGACTGGTCGACCCGGCCGCTGCCCGAGCCCTGGCTGCGGTATGCCGCGCTGGACGTGGAGCTCCTCGTCGACCTGCGGGACGCCCTGGAGAAGGAGCTGGACCGGCAGGGCAAGCTGGAATGGGCGCAGCAGGAGTTCGACGCCATCGCCTCGGCTCCGCCGCCGGAGCCTCGTAAGGATCCGTGGCGGCGTACGTCGGGGATGCACAAGGTGCGCAGGCGGCGGCAGCTCGCTGTCGTGCGCGAGCTGTGGCAGACCCGGGACCGGATCGCTCAGCGGCGGGACGTGTCGCCGGGCAAGGTGCTGTCGGACGCGGCCATCGTGGAGGCCGCGCTCTCTCTTCCGGCCAACGTGAACGCGCTGGCCGCGTTGAACGGGTTCGGGCATCGGATGGGGCGGCGGCAGCTGGAGCAGTGGCAGGCCGCCGTCGATCGGGCGAAGGCGTTGACCGACGCGCAGTTGCCGCAGCCGGGGCAGGCCGTGACCGGGCCGCCGCCGCCGAGGGCTTGGGCCGACAAGGATCCTGCGGCTGCGGCGCGGTTGTCGGCTGCGCGGGCGGGGGTGTCCGCGTTGGCCGAGCGGCTCAATATGCCGCAGGAGAATCTGATCGCGCCGGATACCGTACGGCGGGTTTGCTGGGAGCCGCCGAATGCTGTCGATGCGGAGTCGGTGGGGGCGGCGCTTGAGGGGTATGGGGCTCGGCCTTGGCAGGTGGGGCTAGTGACTTCGGTGCTTGTCGCTGCGCTGTCCGCGTAG
- a CDS encoding response regulator transcription factor, giving the protein MSVLLEQPASLVAYRPNKPTAMVVVADPRVRSTVTRHLWALGVRDVIEASSVAEARPRIGNPRDICVADVHLPDGSGLTLLSETRAAGWPNGLALSAADDIGAVRNALAGGVKGYVVTGTRTNIGLPTRPGAAPIGAAAARMHRRPPGAPSHPGGYRELSGREVEVLRLVAEGQSNKAIGVSMGLSALTVKSHLARIARKLGTGDRAGMVAVALRTGIIH; this is encoded by the coding sequence GTGTCCGTTCTCCTCGAGCAGCCCGCAAGCCTGGTCGCCTACCGCCCGAACAAGCCGACCGCCATGGTGGTCGTGGCCGACCCCCGCGTCCGTTCCACCGTCACCCGCCACTTGTGGGCGCTCGGTGTACGCGACGTCATCGAGGCCTCGTCCGTCGCGGAGGCTCGTCCCCGCATCGGCAACCCCCGCGACATCTGTGTCGCCGACGTCCACCTACCCGACGGCTCCGGCCTGACCCTCCTGTCGGAGACCCGCGCCGCGGGCTGGCCCAACGGGCTCGCCCTGTCCGCCGCCGACGACATCGGCGCGGTACGCAATGCCCTCGCCGGCGGAGTCAAGGGCTACGTCGTCACAGGCACCCGTACGAACATCGGGCTCCCCACCCGACCGGGTGCCGCTCCCATCGGAGCCGCCGCCGCCCGTATGCACCGCCGCCCCCCGGGTGCCCCGAGTCACCCGGGTGGCTACCGTGAGCTGTCCGGCCGCGAGGTCGAGGTGCTGCGACTGGTCGCGGAGGGCCAGTCGAACAAGGCGATCGGCGTCTCGATGGGCCTGTCCGCCCTGACCGTCAAGAGCCACCTCGCCCGCATCGCCCGCAAGCTCGGCACCGGTGACCGCGCCGGCATGGTCGCGGTGGCCCTGCGCACCGGGATCATCCACTGA
- a CDS encoding DUF3000 domain-containing protein has protein sequence MAAAQGRLSDGAGGMDEAKDTEEGAEHVSSTAPPAFRAAVDALRAARPRPQVEVEPTRPPQRLAPFSYALEAAVVDGDDDLADGRLVLLHDPAGHDAWRGTFRLVTLVRAELEPEMAADPLLPDVCWAWLTGALTARGLAFGEPSGTVTRASSHYFGGLSERPSASQIEIRASWTPWEGLGEVPDTAAHLASWCDLLAQVAGLPPAGPGDASVVTLPQRRGPQSR, from the coding sequence ATGGCTGCGGCTCAGGGACGACTGTCGGACGGCGCTGGCGGAATGGACGAAGCGAAGGACACCGAGGAGGGCGCGGAGCACGTGAGCAGTACGGCTCCCCCGGCCTTCCGGGCGGCCGTCGACGCGCTGAGAGCCGCGCGGCCGCGGCCTCAGGTCGAGGTGGAGCCGACCCGGCCGCCGCAGCGACTCGCCCCCTTCTCGTACGCCCTGGAGGCCGCGGTCGTCGACGGCGACGACGACCTGGCCGACGGCCGGCTGGTGCTGCTGCACGACCCGGCCGGGCACGACGCCTGGCGGGGCACCTTCCGGCTGGTGACGCTGGTGCGCGCGGAGCTGGAGCCGGAGATGGCGGCCGACCCGCTGCTGCCCGACGTGTGTTGGGCGTGGCTCACCGGTGCGCTCACCGCGCGCGGCCTGGCGTTCGGCGAGCCGAGCGGCACGGTCACGCGCGCGAGCTCCCACTACTTCGGCGGCCTGTCCGAACGCCCGTCCGCCTCGCAGATCGAGATCCGCGCCTCCTGGACGCCCTGGGAGGGCCTGGGCGAGGTCCCGGACACGGCGGCGCACCTGGCCTCCTGGTGCGATCTGCTCGCCCAGGTCGCGGGCCTGCCGCCGGCCGGGCCGGGGGACGCGTCGGTGGTGACGCTGCCGCAGCGCCGGGGGCCGCAGTCGCGCTGA
- the hemE gene encoding uroporphyrinogen decarboxylase, translating into MSANASPTGQQPTATYESAFLKACRREPVPHTPVWFMRQAGRSLPEYRKVREGIPMLESCTRPELVCEITLQPVRRHGVDAAIYYSDIVVPLKAIGIDLDIKPGIGPVVEHPIRTRADLAQLRDLTPEDVSYVTEAIGLLTRELGPVPLIGFAGAPFTLASYLVEGGPSRTYENAKAMMYGDPELWADLLDRLAEITGAFLKVQIEAGASAVQLFDSWAGALAPADYRRSVMPASSKVFQAVAGYGVPRIHFGVGTGELLKPMGEAGADVVGVDWRVPLDEAARRVGPGKALQGNLDPTVLFSTREAVEVKTREVLDAAAGLEGHVFNLGHGVMPATDPDALTRLVEYVHTRTAR; encoded by the coding sequence GTGAGTGCCAACGCAAGCCCCACGGGCCAGCAGCCGACAGCGACGTACGAGTCCGCCTTCCTGAAGGCGTGCAGGCGCGAACCCGTGCCGCACACACCCGTGTGGTTCATGCGGCAGGCCGGGCGCTCGCTGCCGGAGTACCGCAAGGTGCGCGAGGGCATCCCGATGCTCGAGTCCTGCACCCGGCCCGAGCTGGTCTGCGAGATCACCCTCCAGCCGGTGCGCCGGCACGGCGTGGACGCGGCGATCTACTACAGCGACATCGTCGTCCCGCTCAAGGCCATCGGCATCGACCTCGACATCAAGCCGGGCATCGGCCCGGTCGTCGAGCACCCGATCCGCACCCGCGCCGACCTGGCCCAGCTGCGCGACCTGACCCCCGAGGACGTCTCCTACGTCACCGAGGCCATCGGCCTGCTGACCCGCGAGCTCGGCCCCGTCCCGCTCATCGGTTTCGCGGGCGCGCCGTTCACCCTCGCGAGCTACCTCGTCGAGGGCGGCCCGTCCCGCACGTACGAGAACGCCAAGGCGATGATGTACGGCGACCCCGAGCTGTGGGCCGACCTGCTCGACCGCCTCGCGGAGATCACGGGCGCCTTCCTGAAGGTCCAGATCGAGGCCGGCGCGAGCGCCGTCCAGCTGTTCGACTCGTGGGCCGGCGCGCTCGCCCCGGCCGACTACCGGCGCTCGGTGATGCCCGCCTCGTCGAAGGTCTTCCAGGCGGTCGCTGGGTACGGCGTCCCGCGCATCCACTTCGGCGTCGGCACCGGCGAGCTGCTGAAGCCGATGGGCGAGGCCGGCGCGGACGTCGTCGGCGTCGACTGGCGCGTCCCGCTGGACGAGGCCGCCCGCCGCGTCGGCCCCGGCAAGGCGCTCCAGGGCAACCTCGACCCGACCGTGCTGTTCTCCACCCGGGAGGCGGTCGAGGTGAAGACGCGGGAGGTTCTGGACGCGGCGGCGGGCCTCGAGGGCCATGTCTTCAACCTCGGCCACGGCGTCATGCCGGCCACCGACCCGGACGCCCTGACCCGCCTCGTGGAGTACGTCCACACGCGGACCGCTCGCTGA